From Kitasatospora sp. MAP12-44:
AACGCTCGCCCCGAGGGCCGCCGCGGCGCCGGTCACCTGCTGGAAGCGCTGCGCCGAGAGGCCCGGGATCGCCACCACGACGACCTCGATCCGGTGCGCGGCGACGACCTCCTCGGTCCGGTCCAGTGGGCCGAGCAGCGGGAGGCAGCTGTTGCCCGCCTTCGCGGGGTCGTCGTCCAGGAAGCCCACCGGGCGGAGGCCGAACTCCGGCGCCCGGAGCAGGTCGCGGGCCAGTGCCCAACCGGCCTCGCCCGCACCGACGATGAGCGTGCGCAGGCCGCCGTCGGGTCGCGGTACGGGCACGGGCGGGGCGGCAGGGGAGGTCCAGGTCATGGCGGGTCAGCTTCCAAGGGACGAGGGATCGGCGAGCCGCCCGAGCGCCGCGCAGACGCGGTCGACCTGGGCCTCGGTGAGGCCGGGGTGCAGGGGCAGCGAGAGCAGCTGGGGAAAGAGCAGATCAGCGCCGGGCAGCCCGCCCGCGGGGCGCAGGGCGGCGCGACGGAAGTAGCCGAGCCGGTGCAGCGGGATGAAGTGCACCGAACTGCCGATGCCGCGCTCGGCGAGCTTGACGACCAGCTCGTCGCGGGACATGCCGAAGGCGGGCCGAACCCGCACCACGTACAGGTGCCAGGCGTGCCGGCCGGAGGCGGGGACGGTCGGCGGGGTGAGTCCGGGGACCTCGCGCAGCCGAGCGGTGTAGCGGGCGGCGAGGAGTTCGCGCCGGCGCTGCCAGTCCGCGAGGTGGCGCAGCTGCGCGCGGCCGATCGCGGCCTGCAGGTCGGTCATGTTGGCCTTCAGGCCGTCCTCCTCGACCGCGTACCGCCAGCTGCCGCCGGGCAGGTTGCGGCGCCAGGCGTCGGCCGACATCCCGTGCAGGCTGGCGCGGCGGATCCGGGTGGCCAGCTCGCCGTCGTCGGTGGTCACCATGCCGCCCTCGCCGATCGGCAGGTTCTTGGTGGCGTAGAAGCTGAAGCAGGCGGCCCGCGACTGCGCGCCCACCGGGCGTCCGTCCAGGTAGGTGCCCAGTGCGTGCGCCGCGTCCTCGACCACCCGCTCCAGCGGCAGCCCAGCGGCCTCGGCGAGCTCGGCCAGTGGCGCGGGCGCCCCGCCGAAGTGCAGCACCAGCATGGCCCGCGGCCGGCCGCTGCCGTGCGCCGCGCGGGCGGTGGTGGCCGGGGAGGGCATGCCGGTGACCGGGTCGACGTCCACCAGCAGCGGGCGCAGGCCCGCGTGCAGCACGGCCTGCGCGGCTCCGCAGAAGGTCAGCACGGGTATCAGGACGAGCGAGCCGCGCGGCAGCCGCAGCGCCCGCAGGGCGAGCTCGATCGCCGCCGT
This genomic window contains:
- a CDS encoding DegT/DnrJ/EryC1/StrS family aminotransferase, which produces METSQQCAARPADQRPADQRPVDQRPADPPPAPVPFARTEICPEAREAAQRVLASGWVTTGPQSALFEREFADWVRARHAVAVSSCTAAIELALRALRLPRGSLVLIPVLTFCGAAQAVLHAGLRPLLVDVDPVTGMPSPATTARAAHGSGRPRAMLVLHFGGAPAPLAELAEAAGLPLERVVEDAAHALGTYLDGRPVGAQSRAACFSFYATKNLPIGEGGMVTTDDGELATRIRRASLHGMSADAWRRNLPGGSWRYAVEEDGLKANMTDLQAAIGRAQLRHLADWQRRRELLAARYTARLREVPGLTPPTVPASGRHAWHLYVVRVRPAFGMSRDELVVKLAERGIGSSVHFIPLHRLGYFRRAALRPAGGLPGADLLFPQLLSLPLHPGLTEAQVDRVCAALGRLADPSSLGS